In a single window of the Cervus elaphus chromosome 1, mCerEla1.1, whole genome shotgun sequence genome:
- the CCKBR gene encoding gastrin/cholecystokinin type B receptor isoform X1, translating to MELLKPNRSVLGSGPGPGASLCRPGGPLLNGSGTGNLSCEPPRIRGAGTRELELAIRVTLYAVIFLMSVGGNVLIIVVLGLSRRLRTVTNAFLLSLAVSDLLLAVACMPFTLLPNLMGTFIFGTVVCKAVSYFMGVSVSVSTLSLVAIALERYSAICRPLQARVWQTRSHAARVIIATWMLSGLLMVPYPVYTAVQPAGPRVLQCMHRWPSARVRQTWSVLLLLLLFFVPGVVMAVAYGLISRELYLGLRFDGDSDSESQSRVGSQGGLPGGTGQGPAQANGRCRSETRLAGEDGDGCYVQLPRSRPALEMSALTAPTPGPGSGTRPAQAKLLAKKRVVRMLLVIVVLFFLCWLPVYSANTWRAFDGPGAHRALSGAPISFIHLLSYASACVNPLVYCFMHRRFRQACLDTCTRCCPRPPRARPRPLPDEDPPTPSIASLSRLSYTTISTLGPG from the exons ATGGAGCTGCTAAAGCCAAACCGGAGCGTGCTGGGATCCGGACCCGGGCCGGGGGCTTCGCTGTGCCGCCCAGGGGGCCCCCTCCTCAACGGCAGCGGCACCGGCAACCTCAGCTGTGAGCCCCCACGCATCCGCGGAGCCGGGACACGAG AACTGGAGCTGGCCATTAGGGTCACCCTCTACGCTGTGATCTTTCTGATGAGTGTTGGAGGCAACGTGCTCATCATCGTGGTCCTGGGGCTGAGCCGCCGTCTGAGGACCGTCACCAATGCCTTCCTGCTCTCACTGGCAGTCAGCGACCTCCTGCTGGCTGTGGCTTGCATGCCCTTCACCCTCCTGCCCAATCTCATGGGCACATTTATCTTCGGCACAGTCGTCTGCAAGGCGGTTTCCTACTTCATGG GGGTATCTGTGAGCGTGTCCACGCTAAGCCTCGTGGCCATCGCCCTGGAGCGATACAGCGCCATCTGCCGACCACTGCAGGCGCGCGTTTGGCAGACGCGCTCCCACGCGGCTCGTGTGATCATAGCCACGTGGATGCTGTCCGGACTGCTCATGGTGCCCTACCCAGTGTACACGGCCGTGCAGCCAGCGGGGCCTCGTGTCTTGCAATGCATGCACCGGTGGCCCAGTGCGCGGGTTCGCCAAACCTG GTCGGTACTGCTGCTCCTGCTCTTGTTTTTCGTGCCTGGGGTGGTTATGGCGGTGGCCTACGGGCTTATCTCCCGTGAGCTCTACTTAGGGCTTCGCTTTGACGGTGACAGTGACAGCGAGAGCCAGAGCCGGGTCGGAAGTCAGGGAGGGCTGCCCGGTGGCACAGGACAAG GTCCTGCCCAAGCGAACGGACGTTGCCGGTCTGAGACCCGGCTGGCGGGTGAGGACGGCGACGGCTGTTACGTGCAGCTTCCGCGCTCCCGGCCTGCGTTGGAGATGTCTGCGCTGACCGCGCCCACGCCCGGCCCAGGATCCGGCACCCGGCCTGCCCAGGCCAAGCTGCTGGCTAAGAAGCGCGTGGTGCGGATGTTACTGGTGATCGTTGTGCTTTTTTTCCTGTGTTGGTTGCCCGTGTACAGCGCCAACACGTGGCGCGCCTTCGACGGGCCCGGCGCACATCGCGCACTTTCGGGTGCGCCCATCTCCTTCATCCACTTGCTAAGCTACGCCTCTGCCTGTGTCAACCCCCTGGTCTACTGCTTCATGCACCGTCGCTTTCGCCAGGCCTGCCTCGACACCTGCACCCGCTGCTGTCCCCGGCCTCCGCGGGCTCGCCCCAGACCTCTGCCGGACGAggaccctcccaccccctccatcGCCTCTCTGTCCAGGCTGAGCTATACCACCATCAGCACGCTGGGGCCTGGCTGA
- the CCKBR gene encoding gastrin/cholecystokinin type B receptor isoform X2, with protein sequence MELLKPNRSVLGSGPGPGASLCRPGGPLLNGSGTGNLSCEPPRIRGAGTRGVSVSVSTLSLVAIALERYSAICRPLQARVWQTRSHAARVIIATWMLSGLLMVPYPVYTAVQPAGPRVLQCMHRWPSARVRQTWSVLLLLLLFFVPGVVMAVAYGLISRELYLGLRFDGDSDSESQSRVGSQGGLPGGTGQGPAQANGRCRSETRLAGEDGDGCYVQLPRSRPALEMSALTAPTPGPGSGTRPAQAKLLAKKRVVRMLLVIVVLFFLCWLPVYSANTWRAFDGPGAHRALSGAPISFIHLLSYASACVNPLVYCFMHRRFRQACLDTCTRCCPRPPRARPRPLPDEDPPTPSIASLSRLSYTTISTLGPG encoded by the exons ATGGAGCTGCTAAAGCCAAACCGGAGCGTGCTGGGATCCGGACCCGGGCCGGGGGCTTCGCTGTGCCGCCCAGGGGGCCCCCTCCTCAACGGCAGCGGCACCGGCAACCTCAGCTGTGAGCCCCCACGCATCCGCGGAGCCGGGACACGAG GGGTATCTGTGAGCGTGTCCACGCTAAGCCTCGTGGCCATCGCCCTGGAGCGATACAGCGCCATCTGCCGACCACTGCAGGCGCGCGTTTGGCAGACGCGCTCCCACGCGGCTCGTGTGATCATAGCCACGTGGATGCTGTCCGGACTGCTCATGGTGCCCTACCCAGTGTACACGGCCGTGCAGCCAGCGGGGCCTCGTGTCTTGCAATGCATGCACCGGTGGCCCAGTGCGCGGGTTCGCCAAACCTG GTCGGTACTGCTGCTCCTGCTCTTGTTTTTCGTGCCTGGGGTGGTTATGGCGGTGGCCTACGGGCTTATCTCCCGTGAGCTCTACTTAGGGCTTCGCTTTGACGGTGACAGTGACAGCGAGAGCCAGAGCCGGGTCGGAAGTCAGGGAGGGCTGCCCGGTGGCACAGGACAAG GTCCTGCCCAAGCGAACGGACGTTGCCGGTCTGAGACCCGGCTGGCGGGTGAGGACGGCGACGGCTGTTACGTGCAGCTTCCGCGCTCCCGGCCTGCGTTGGAGATGTCTGCGCTGACCGCGCCCACGCCCGGCCCAGGATCCGGCACCCGGCCTGCCCAGGCCAAGCTGCTGGCTAAGAAGCGCGTGGTGCGGATGTTACTGGTGATCGTTGTGCTTTTTTTCCTGTGTTGGTTGCCCGTGTACAGCGCCAACACGTGGCGCGCCTTCGACGGGCCCGGCGCACATCGCGCACTTTCGGGTGCGCCCATCTCCTTCATCCACTTGCTAAGCTACGCCTCTGCCTGTGTCAACCCCCTGGTCTACTGCTTCATGCACCGTCGCTTTCGCCAGGCCTGCCTCGACACCTGCACCCGCTGCTGTCCCCGGCCTCCGCGGGCTCGCCCCAGACCTCTGCCGGACGAggaccctcccaccccctccatcGCCTCTCTGTCCAGGCTGAGCTATACCACCATCAGCACGCTGGGGCCTGGCTGA